Part of the Gammaproteobacteria bacterium genome, ATTAGTGCCTTCACCGCCCGCTGCAGTGACCGTATCAAAATGCGCCATACCATCTTCTAATTCCACACCGGTACGCAAGCGTGTCAACATAGAATTTGTTACATGACCACGCACACGCACAGCATATTCACGCTCAATTTCGTATTTAGGATGCATCAAACGATTCGCTAATTCACCATGAGTCGTAAACAATAACACGCCCATAGTATTGAGATCTAAACGCCCAACCATGACCCAGCGCTTGCCACGCAAACGAGGTAGCGCTTGAAAAACTGTTTTACGCCCCTCAGGATCATCTAAGGTACAAATTTCACCTTCAGGCTTATAGTATAATAATACTTTAGGAAATGGCTCGGCGGCACGCGCAGAGGGAAAGCGTAAAGACTGTCCATCCACTGAAATACGCGACATAGAAGAAACTTTTTGACCTAAAGTC contains:
- a CDS encoding pseudouridine synthase encodes the protein MKKNDEERLQKYLAALGLGSRRELEEWITAGRIQVNGRVATLGQKVSSMSRISVDGQSLRFPSARAAEPFPKVLLYYKPEGEICTLDDPEGRKTVFQALPRLRGKRWVMVGRLDLNTMGVLLFTTHGELANRLMHPKYEIEREYAVRVRGHVTNSMLTRLRTGVELEDGMAHFDTVTAAGGEGTNQWFHVTLKGGKNREVRRLWESQEGIQVSRLTRVRFGNILLPREMHRGRWDYLSKLQVQKLADLVKLEL